The following DNA comes from Candidatus Angelobacter sp..
CGCCAACAAAGCCGACGCCGAAGGGGCCAAAAAGAAACTTGAAGAGGCCGGCGCAAAGGTCGAGGTCAAGTAGCTTTATCGCATCAAGGGCGGCGGGTCTTCCCGCCGCCCGTTTTGTCCGACTGAAAAAGCGCGTTGAAACAAATCCCGAACGGATCGGGCAAACGGTATCATTAAAGTTTTTGCCGCCGGTTCCTGCAAGTTGCCAGGAGCCTACGGCATCGTGTCATTTAAAGCAAAAAAACGGTCCGGCCTGGCGCCGGCCAAAAACCAGAGGTCAAAATGCCATCGCGAGCAGCAGAACGTATTAACTTCGGCAAGATCAAAGAAGTCATTGCACCGCCCAACCTGATCGAAATCCAGGTTGATTCGTACCACGAATTCCTTCAGGCGGGCGTGGCTGCTTCCAGGCGGAAGAACCTGGGACTGCAAGCCGTTTTTACCGAAGTCTTCCCGATAGAGAGCTACGATGGGAAGATCAAGCTGGACTATCACAGTTACGAGATTGGCGAGCCAAAACTCGACTGGCTTGAATGCCTGCGCGAAGGGATCACCTATGGCGCCCCCTTGCACGTGACATTCCACCTAAAGGACGAAAAGGGGACAAAGGAGGAAACGGTTTTCATGGGAGAACTGCCCCTTATGACGCCGCAGGGCACGTTTGTCATCAACGGCGCCGAGCGCGTCATCGTGAGCCAGCTGCATCGCTCGCCGGGTTTGGCGTTTGAGAAAACCATTCATCCGAATGGCAAGGAACTGTTTTCCTTCCGTATCATACCGGATCGCGGTTCCTGGTACGAGGCGCAGTTCGACACGAGTGATTTGCTCTACGTCTATCTGGACCGCAAGAAGCGCCGGAGGAAATTCTTGACCACGACTTTTTTCCGCGCGCTCGGCTACAGTTCGGATGCGGACGTGCTGAAACTCTTCTACGACATTGAGGAACTGACGGTGAAGGCCGCGGAAAACCTGGATGATATTCAGAACAAGGTCCTCATTGAGGACGCGGTCGATCAGGAGAAGGGGATCGCTGTGGCCCGTGCGTTTGAACCACTGTCAAAGGCGGTGGTCAAGCAGATCGCCGAACTGGGGGTGAACAAGATCCGCGTCGTGGACACAACCGTGGACGATGGGATCATCATCAAATGCCTCAAGAAAGATCCCGCGAAGAACGAGGAAGAAGCGTTGAAGGACATCTATCGCCGGTTGCGCCCGGGAGATCCGCCGACGGCGGCCAATGCGCGCGCCTTGATTAAGCGCCTGTTTTTCGACCCGAAACGCTACGACCTTGGCCGTGTCGGTCGCTACAAGATCAACCAAAAACTGGGTTTGAAAGACAGCGATTCACGCATTCTGACCAAGGAAGACCTTGTCGCCGCCACAAAATACCTGCTGCGTCTGAAAAAGGGCGACGGAAGTCTGGACGATATCGACCATTTGGGCAGCCGCCGCATCCGTACTGTCGGCGAACTGCTTGCCAACCAGTGCCGGGTGGGTCTGGCCCGGACCGAGCGGTTGGTCAAGGAACGCATGACGCTCTTTGATCAAGGAGTGGAAGCGATGACGCCACAGAAACTGATCAACCCGAAGGCTCTTTCGGCAGTGGTGCGGGATTTCTTCGGGCGCAGCCAGCTTTCGCAGTTCATGGACCAGATCAACCCGCTGGCAGAGTTGACGCACAAACGCCGCCTCTCGGCGCTCGGGCCGGGCGGTCTGTCGCGTGATCGCGCGGGATTCGAGGTGCGGGACGTGCATCCGTCGCACTACGGCCGCATTTGCCCGGTGGAGACCCCGGAAGGTCCAAACATCGGTCTAATCGCGTCGCTGGCCACTTTCGCTCGGGTCAACGATTTCGGTTTTATTGAGACGCCCTACCGCAAGGTCGAGAAGGGGCGTGTCACCGGGCACATCGATTACCTGACGGCGGATCGCGAGGAGGCCTTTATTGTGGCGCAGGCGAACGCGCCGATTGATGAGCGGGGCAATTTTACGACCGACCGGGTGACCTGCCGGTGTAAAAGTGACTTCATTGATGTCGAGCCGGCGCGCGTGGATTATATGGATGTCTCACCGAAGCAGCTTGTATCGGTGGCGGCCGGCCTGATCCCATTTCTCGAACACGACGACGCCAACCGGGCTTTGATGGGATCCAACATGCAGCGGCAGGCGGTCCCGCTGATCGTCACGGAGGCCCCGCTGGTCGCAACCGGTCTGGAAGATCGCGTGGCTCGCGATTCGCGCGCGGTCATTGTCGCCGAGGAAGGCGGCAAGGTGGCTTCAGTCACCGGCAGCCAGATTATCATTACCAAGGATGGCAAACTGCCCGAGGGGAAGAAGAAGATCAGACACGCTCCCGAAGAAGACACCTACGTCTATAGTATCCGGAAGTTCATGCGCTCGAATGCGGCCACTTGCATCAATCAAAAAATCCTCGTGGAACGCAACGACACGGTGAAAAAGGGTCAGGTCATCGCCGACGGGCCGTGCACGGCAGGTGGCGAACTCGCGCTCGGGCGTAATGTACTGTGCGCTTTCATGCCGTGGAACGGATACAATTTTGAAGACGCCATCCTGATCAGCGAACGAATCGTCAAGGACGATGTCTTCACATCGATCCACATTGACGAGTTTGAGGTCAGCGCCCGCGACACCAAGCTTGGGCCCGAGGAAATTACGCGTGACATACCGAATCTGGGCGAGGAAGCGTTGAAAAACCTCGGACTGGACGGTGTCATCCGCATCGGTGCCGAAGTCAAACCCGGCGACATCCTCGTCGGCAAGATCACACCCAAGAGCGAAACGGAACTGGCGCCAGAGGAACGTTTGTTGCGCGCCATTTTCGGCGAAAAAGCTGCCGACGTGAAGGATACTTCGCTAAAGGTTCCGTCCGGCACGTACGGCATCGTGATGGACGTAAAAGTCTCCGCCAAAAAGGAGTCGGAGAAGAGCAGTTCCAGGGTCTCGGCAGGTGAGGCCAAGAAGCACGCCAAGCAGATTGAAGAAGAGTACAAAAGCAAAACCGAGGAGCTGCGCGAACAGTTAACCGAGGCGTTGAGCAATATCCTGCTTGGCGAAAAGATTCCGCTCGATGTGGTCAACTCCGAGACCGGCGAAATCATCATCCCGGCGAACCGCAAGATCACCAAGACGCTGCTGCGAAAGCTTGCGCAGGTCTATGACCGCATCGAGATCGACCCTTCGCCGATTCGCAACAAAATCAACGAGATCATCGGGAGCTTCAAAAAGAAATTTGATGATTTGCAAATGCAACATGACGAGGAGATGGAGCGCGTCGAGGCCGGCGACGAGGTTGATACCGGCATCATCAAGTCGGTGAAGGTTTACATCGCCTCAAAGCGCAAGCTGTCCGTCGGCGACAAGATGGCCGGCCGCCACGGCAACAAGGGCGTCGTGGCCAAGATCGTGTCAGAAGAAGACATGCCGTTCCTCGCCAACGGAACCCCCGTGGATATTGTATTGAACCCGCTGGGTGTGCCGTCGCGTATGAACGTTGGCCAGGTCCTCGAGACACACCTGGGCTGGGCAGCCAAACTACTGGGTCTGCGTTTTGCCACGCCCGTGTTCGACGGCATCAAAGAAAAAGAGATCCGCAATTATCTCAAGGAGGCCAAACTGCCGGACAACGGCAAAACCCACCTGTACGACGGCCGCACGGGCGAGCCGTTCGATCAGGAGATTGTCGTCGGTTTCATCTACATGATGAAGCTCGGGCACCTGGTCGCAGACAAGATTCACGCCCGAGCCGTGGGCCCGTATTCGCTCGTGACCCAGCAGCCGCTGGGCGGCAAGGCGCAATACGGCGGCCAGCGTTTCGGCGAAATGGAGGTCTGGGCGATGGAAGCCTACGGTGCCGCCTACACGTTGCAGGAATTGCTGACTGTGAAATCGGACGATGTGCAGGGGCGCACCCGGATCTACGAAAGCATCGTCAAGGGCGATAACGCGCTGGAGGCTGGCGTACCCGAATCCTTCAACGTCCTCGTAAAGGAAATGCAGTCGCTGGGCCTGGATGTGAAAGTCGGCTACTCCAACCCGGTGGAACAACCGGCTCAAATCCCGACGCTGGCCGCTCTCGGCTGAAATACTGAACGCGTAACTGTCGCCACACCTACAAGAATATGATTAGCACCAAAGAATCCGCGCGCGAGTTGCTGGGACTGGAAACGGTCAATCTGGTGGATTACGTCGGCATCTGCGTCGCTTCCCCCGAAGCGATCCGCTCCTGGTCGAAGGGGGAGGTCAAGAATCCGGAGACGATCAATTACCGTACGTTCAAGCCGGAAAAGGGAGGGTTGTTTTGTGAGCGTATTTTCGGCCCCGTGAAGGACTGGGAATGTTCCTGTGGCAAATACAAACGCATCAAGCACCGCGGCGTGGTCTGTGACCGGTGCGGTGTCGAGGTCACACTCTCGCGCGTCCGCCGGGAGCGCATGGGTCACATCGAACTGGCCGTGCCGGTGTCGCACATCTGGTTTTTCAAATGCATGCCATCGCGCATCGGTTTGATGCTCGACATGACGGCGCGAAATCTGGAACGCGTCATTTATTACGAGGATTACCTCGTCATTGATCCAGGCAACACGCCGCTGAAGCAGCACCAGTTGCTCAGCGAAATGGAGTACCGCGAGGCCCGCCAGACCTACGGGGCGGACGCGTTCGTGGCCAAGATGGGGGCCGAGGCGGTGCGCGAAGCGCTGTCGCGAGTGGACCTGCACAAGCAGATCGAGCAACTGCAGGTGGCGATGACCGAGACCAAGAGCAAACAGATCCGCAAGAAAATAGCCAAGCGAATCAAACTCTTTCAGGGCTTCGTTGGTTCCAAGAGCCGGCCGGAATGGATGATCTTGATCGTGTTACAGGTGATTCCGCCCGATCTTCGTCCCCTGGTGCCGCTGGAAGGCGGCCGGTTTGCGACGTCGGACCTGAACGATCTGTATCGTCGGGTCATCAACCGCAACAATCGGTTGAAGAACCTGCTTCAGCTCAAGACACCGGAAGTCATCATCCGCAACGAAAAGCGCATGTTGCAAGAGGCGGTGGACGCGTTGTTTGATAACGGACGCCATGGTCGCGCCGTCACCGGCGCGGGCAATCGGCCTTTGAAATCGCTCAGCGACATGCTCAAGGGCAAAAGCGGGCGCTTCCGCCAGAATCTGCTGGGGAAACGCGTGGATTACTCGGGGCGTTCGGTCATTGTGATAGGGCCGGAATTGAAACTCAGCCAATGCGGTTTGCCAAAAAAGATGGCCCTTGTCCTGTTTGAGCCCTTCATCATCCGCCGGCTCAAGGAACTGGGTTATGTCCATACCGTGCGTTCGGCAAAAAAAATGATTGAGCGCCAGTCGCCCGAAGTGTGGGACATTCTCGAAGAAGTCACGAAAGGCCACGCGGTGTTGCTCAATCGTGCGCCCACGCTGCACCGTCTGTCGGTGCAGGCGTTCGAGCCGGTGCTCATCGAGGGCGAAGCGATCCGCATCCATCCGCTGGTCTGCACGGCGTACAATGCCGACTTCGACGGCGATCAGATGGCGGTGCACGTCCCGTTGTCTGTCGAAGCGCAGCTGGAGGCACGGTTGTTGATGATGGCGCCTTTGAATATTTTCAGCCCGTCGAGCGGCAAGCCAATCATGACGCCGACGCAGGACATCACGCTCGGGTGCTATTATCTGACGGCGGAACCGCGGGCGGCGCGGGATTCCAAACACCGGCTCATGCTGTTCGCGTCGAAGGACGAGGTCGTTTTCGCGCACGCGGACGGCGCGGTCAGAACTCACGATCGGATTCTGCTGGCGAATCCGGACCTCGGGCGAAAGTCGGTCTATGGCGACGCGGTGAAGAAGGTGATCGAGACGACCGTGGGCCGCGTGATCTTCAGCGAAATCTGGCCGGAGGAGCTTGGATTTCCGAACAAGGTCGTGGGCAAGGGCCAGTTGGGCGACCTGATCTGGAACTGTTACAAGTTCTGCGGCCACGAAAAGACCGTGCTGACGCTCGACAGGCTGAAAGAGCTGGGCTTTTACGAGGCGACGCGCGCGGGTGTTTCCATCGGCATCGACGACATGATCATTCCGAAGGAGAAAACACAGGAAATCGAAGCGGCGCAAAAGCAGATTTCCGATGTGGAAAAACAATACCGCAAGGGCGTGATCACACCTGGTGAGCGCTACAACAAGATCATCGACATCTGGACGCACTGCACCGACCAGATCGCGAACGTCATGTTGAAGACGCTCGACAATAATCAGGGCAAGCGGGAGTACAACCCGGTCTGGCTGATGGTGGACTCGGGTGCGCGCGGCAACAAAGCGCAGGTGCGCCAGCTGGCCGGCGTGCGCGGTTTGATGGCCAAACCCTCCGGCGACATCATTGAGAAGCCGATTCTCTCAAACTTTCGCGAGGGTCTGACCGTGCTCGAATACTTCATTTCGACGCACGGCGCGCGCAAGGGTCTGGCCGATACGGCGCTCAAGACCGCCGATTCCGGTTACATGACACGCAAGCTCGTGGACGTGGCGCAGGACGTCATCATCCGCGAGAATGACTGCGGCACTTCCAACGGCATCTGGGTGCAGCCGATTTACGAAGGCGAGGACGAAGTGGTCAAATTGAGCGAACGTCTGGTTGGCCGCTTCGCCTGCGATGAGATCGCGGATCCGCGCGATTCGAAGAGGAAGCTGATCAAAGCCAACGAAGAGATCGACGAGGTCAAGGCAAAGGAAATCGAAAAGGCGGGGATCGAAAAAGTGCGCATCCGCTCGGTGCTCACCTGCGAAAGCAAGCACGGTGTTTGCATCGCCTGCTATGGCCGCAATCTGGCGACGGGCGGCCTGGTCAAACTCGGCGAAGCGGTCGGCATCATTGCGGCCCAGTCCATCGGCGAGCCGGGAACCCAACTGACCATGCGGACGTTCCATATCGGTGGAACGGCGTCGCAGGTGTTCAAACAGCCCCAGATCAAGGCCAAGTACGACGGCGCCATCCGCTACAACGATTTGCGGCTGGTCGAGCTGGAGGACGGCAACAACATCGTGTTGAACAAAAACGGCTCGATTTCCGTTCTGGCCGAGGATGGCCGCGAACTTGAAACGCACAACGTCGTGATCGGCTCTGTCATCGCGGCTGTGGATGGGGGCAAGGTCAAGAAAGGCGAGACCTTTGTCCAGTGGGATCCGTATAACGTGCCGATTCTTTCGGAGAAGGCGGGGCGGATCAAATTCCACGACATCATTGAAGGTGTGACGATGAAACAGGAAATGGACGAGACCACCGGCCAGGAAGCCATGGTCATCATCGAACACAAGGAGGACCTGCACCCGCAGATCATCATCAGCGATGAGAAGGGAGAAGTGACGGCAAACTACCCGATCCCCTCGGGCGCACACATTGTTGTGAATGAGGGTGACAAGATTGTCGCGGGCACGCTGCTGGCAAAGACGCCGCGCAAGACATCGAAGACCAAGGACATTACCGGTGGGCTGCCGCGGGTGGCCGAACTCTTCGAGGCCCGCCGGCCCAAGGACGCCGCCGAAATCTCCAAGATTGACGGAATCGTGGACTTCGGCGCCAGCGTTCGGGGCAAACGCTGCATTCTCATCAAAGATCCGCAGACGGCTGTGGAGGAAGAACACCTCATCCCCATCGGCAAGCACGTGATTGTTTTCAAGGGCGACTACGTGAAGAAAGGTCAGCAGTTGACCGAGGGTCCGGTTGTTCCGCACGAGATCCTCGACGTCTGCGGCCCGCAAGAATTGCAGGAGCATCTTGTCAACGAAGTGCAGGAGGTGTATCGACTGCAGGGCGTCACGATCAACGACAAGCACATTGAAATCATCGTGCGCCAGATGCTGCGCAAGGTGCGGATCACCGAGCCAGGCGACACGACGTTTCTATGGGGCGAGCAGGTGGACAAGATCGCGTTTGAAAACGAGAACGAGCGCGTCGAAAAAATGGGCGGCAAACCGGCCGAGGCGCAGCCGGTGCTGCTTGGCATTACAAAGGCCTCACTTGAGACGGAGAGTTTTCTGAGCGCGGCGTCGTTCCAGGACACCACGCGCGTCCTCACGGAAGCCGCGAGCATGGGCAAGGTTGATTACCTGCGGGGTTTCAAGGAGAATGTGATCATGGGCCATATTATTCCCGCAGGCACGGGATTCGACCTGCACCGAAAGGTGGCGTTGAAGCCTCTGGTGGAACCGCTGCCGGCCGAGGAACCTGCGCCGCTGGTAACCGAACCTCTGGCCGGTTGATAGCGGACAAACAGGCGCGCCGAAAAAATCAAATATTTGTTGCAACGAAAAAGTCGTTTGCTATCATCCGCACTCCGTTTCTTCAGAGGGCGCGGGGATGAGTAAAAACGGGTCTGATAACGGGTTAGCTGCGATGCCGACAATCAATCAACTCGTCCGCAGAGGGCGAAACAAATTAAAGTACAAGTCCAAGTCACCAGCCTTGGAACTGGCGCCTTTTCGTCGCGGGGTTTGTCTGCAGGTGATGACGCGCACCCCCAAAAAACCGAATTCGGCCATGCGCAAGGTCGCCAAAGTTCGGCTAACGAATGGCTACGAAGTCATCGCTTACATACCCGACGAAGGGCATAATTTACAGGAGCACTCGATTGTGCTGGTCCGCGGCGGTCGGGTGAAGGATCTGCCGGGTGTGCGCTACCATATCGTGCGCGGGACGCTCGACGCGGCGGGAGTGGAAAAGCGGCGGGTCAGCCGTTCAAAATACGGGGTAAAACGTCCGAAGGTAGGCAAGCCCGCGGCGGCCGCGGCGCCCGCGGCCGCGGCGAATTGATTTTCTATGTCCCGACGACGTCAAGCAACCAAACGACCGCTGGTGGAGGACTCCAAATTCCACAGCACACTGGTCTCGCGTCTCGTCAGCACGGTCATGATGTGCGGCAAGAAAAGTCTCGCACAACGCATCGTTTACGGCGCGTTCGACCAGATCGCTGAAAAGAATCCGAACGGCAATCCGCTGGAGATTTTGCAGAGAGCAGTCGACAACGTGAAACCGAGACTGGAAGTGAAGGCGCGCCGCGTCGGGGGCGCAACTTATCAGGTCCCACTGGAAGTGCCGGGCGACCGGCAGTTATCGCTGGCGATGAGGTGGCTCGTCGATCTGGCGGATGCGCGCAAGGGCATCCCGATGAGGGAGGCTTTGGCCGCGGAGATACTGGACGCGTATCAGGGACAGGGCAACGCCATCCGCAAGCGTGATGAAGTGCACAAGATGGCGCAGGCGAACAAGGCATTCGCACATTTTCGCTGGTAGACAGCCTCAGAGTAAAGCGCGCCCCGAAGGCCGAAGCAAATCGGGGCGTTTTTATTCTCCGAAAGTTTAGATGGAAGCCATAATGGACAAACCGAAATCAGTGAACTCGCCGAAGCGGCAGTACACGATGGAATGCACCCGCAACATCGGGATTGCAGCGCACATTGATGCCGGGAAGACGACGACCACGGAGCGGATCCTCTTTTACACCGGTCTGATCCACAAGATTGGCGATGTGGACGACGGAAATACCGTCACTGACTGGATGGAGCAGGAGCGGGAACGGGGTATTACCATCACGTCCGCCGCGGTAACCTGTTTCTGGACGCAAAAGAAAGAGGAGGGAATGGCGAAAGCCTTCGCCGGCGTCGGGCATCGGATCAACATCATTGATACGCCGGGGCACGTGGATTTTACCGCGGAAGTCGAGCGCTCCATGCGCGTGCTGGATGGCGCAGTGGCTGTGTTCTGCGGCGTCGCAGGGGTGCAACCCCAGTCCGAGACGGTCTGGCGGCAGGCGACCAAGTACAAGGTGCCGCGCATCGCCTTCGTCAACAAAATGGACCGGACGGGCGCCAACTTCGAAAATGCGCTGAACGACATGCGGAAAAAACTCGGGGCTTATGCTTTTCCGATTTATCTTCCGATCGGCGCCGAAGACAAGTTTGAAGGTGTTATCGACGTAGTGAATCAGAAGGCGATTGTCTGGGGACCGGGCGACGTTGCAAATGAGGGACTCAAGTACGAGGTGAAGGAGATACCGGGCCACCTGAAAGAGAAGGCAAAAGACGCGCTGACCGAGCTCATCGACGCGGTTTCCAACAAGGACGACGCGATTGCCGAACTCGTGATCGAGGAAAAACCAATCGAGCCGCTGGTGCTGAAGGCCGCCATTCGCCGCCTGACGTGCCGGATCGAATTGGTTCCGGTGCTGTGCGGTTCGGCATTCAAGAAAAAAGGTGTGCAGCCGCTGCTTGACGCGGTGGTGGACTATCTTCCGAGTCCGTTGGACGTTCCGCCCGCGGAAGGACACGAGCCGGGAACCGAGAACGTGGTGACAGTGGAGGCCAGTGATGACAACAAGTTTTGTTCCCTTGCGTTCAAGCTTTGGACGGACACTTATGCAGGGAAGCTGGTTTTCTTCCGGGTGTATTCCGGCCAGCTCAGCAAGGGCGACACGATTTATAATCCGCGCAGCCGCAAACGCGAACGCGTCAGCCGGTTGATGATCATTCAGGGAAGCGAGCGGAAGGACGTCGAGCAGGTTTTCGCGGGCGATATTGCGGCGCTGGTTGGCTTGCGCAACATCTGGACTGGCGACACGCTTTGCGACGAGGACTTTGATGTGGCGCTCGAACCTCCTACGTTCCCTGAACCGGTCATCAGCATGGCAGTCGAGCCGAAGACCAGGGCGGATCGCGACAAGATGGGCGAAGGTCTCCAGCGTCTGGCCGAAGAAGATCCGACGTTTCGCTGCTTCACCAACGAGGAGACCGGCCAGTTGATCATTGCCGGCATGGGCGAACTTCACCTGGAGATCATTCGCGACCGTTTGTTCCGCGAATTCAAAGTGGATGCCAGTGCGGGCGCTCCGCAAATCGCTTATCGCGAAACAATCACCAAAGAGGCCGAAGGGGAAGGCAAATTCATACGGCAATCCGGTGGTCGCGGCCAATATGGCCACGCCCTCGTCGAGGTTCAACCCAATGAAAAGGGAAAGGGCGT
Coding sequences within:
- the rpoB gene encoding DNA-directed RNA polymerase subunit beta — translated: MPSRAAERINFGKIKEVIAPPNLIEIQVDSYHEFLQAGVAASRRKNLGLQAVFTEVFPIESYDGKIKLDYHSYEIGEPKLDWLECLREGITYGAPLHVTFHLKDEKGTKEETVFMGELPLMTPQGTFVINGAERVIVSQLHRSPGLAFEKTIHPNGKELFSFRIIPDRGSWYEAQFDTSDLLYVYLDRKKRRRKFLTTTFFRALGYSSDADVLKLFYDIEELTVKAAENLDDIQNKVLIEDAVDQEKGIAVARAFEPLSKAVVKQIAELGVNKIRVVDTTVDDGIIIKCLKKDPAKNEEEALKDIYRRLRPGDPPTAANARALIKRLFFDPKRYDLGRVGRYKINQKLGLKDSDSRILTKEDLVAATKYLLRLKKGDGSLDDIDHLGSRRIRTVGELLANQCRVGLARTERLVKERMTLFDQGVEAMTPQKLINPKALSAVVRDFFGRSQLSQFMDQINPLAELTHKRRLSALGPGGLSRDRAGFEVRDVHPSHYGRICPVETPEGPNIGLIASLATFARVNDFGFIETPYRKVEKGRVTGHIDYLTADREEAFIVAQANAPIDERGNFTTDRVTCRCKSDFIDVEPARVDYMDVSPKQLVSVAAGLIPFLEHDDANRALMGSNMQRQAVPLIVTEAPLVATGLEDRVARDSRAVIVAEEGGKVASVTGSQIIITKDGKLPEGKKKIRHAPEEDTYVYSIRKFMRSNAATCINQKILVERNDTVKKGQVIADGPCTAGGELALGRNVLCAFMPWNGYNFEDAILISERIVKDDVFTSIHIDEFEVSARDTKLGPEEITRDIPNLGEEALKNLGLDGVIRIGAEVKPGDILVGKITPKSETELAPEERLLRAIFGEKAADVKDTSLKVPSGTYGIVMDVKVSAKKESEKSSSRVSAGEAKKHAKQIEEEYKSKTEELREQLTEALSNILLGEKIPLDVVNSETGEIIIPANRKITKTLLRKLAQVYDRIEIDPSPIRNKINEIIGSFKKKFDDLQMQHDEEMERVEAGDEVDTGIIKSVKVYIASKRKLSVGDKMAGRHGNKGVVAKIVSEEDMPFLANGTPVDIVLNPLGVPSRMNVGQVLETHLGWAAKLLGLRFATPVFDGIKEKEIRNYLKEAKLPDNGKTHLYDGRTGEPFDQEIVVGFIYMMKLGHLVADKIHARAVGPYSLVTQQPLGGKAQYGGQRFGEMEVWAMEAYGAAYTLQELLTVKSDDVQGRTRIYESIVKGDNALEAGVPESFNVLVKEMQSLGLDVKVGYSNPVEQPAQIPTLAALG
- the rpoC gene encoding DNA-directed RNA polymerase subunit beta' — its product is MISTKESARELLGLETVNLVDYVGICVASPEAIRSWSKGEVKNPETINYRTFKPEKGGLFCERIFGPVKDWECSCGKYKRIKHRGVVCDRCGVEVTLSRVRRERMGHIELAVPVSHIWFFKCMPSRIGLMLDMTARNLERVIYYEDYLVIDPGNTPLKQHQLLSEMEYREARQTYGADAFVAKMGAEAVREALSRVDLHKQIEQLQVAMTETKSKQIRKKIAKRIKLFQGFVGSKSRPEWMILIVLQVIPPDLRPLVPLEGGRFATSDLNDLYRRVINRNNRLKNLLQLKTPEVIIRNEKRMLQEAVDALFDNGRHGRAVTGAGNRPLKSLSDMLKGKSGRFRQNLLGKRVDYSGRSVIVIGPELKLSQCGLPKKMALVLFEPFIIRRLKELGYVHTVRSAKKMIERQSPEVWDILEEVTKGHAVLLNRAPTLHRLSVQAFEPVLIEGEAIRIHPLVCTAYNADFDGDQMAVHVPLSVEAQLEARLLMMAPLNIFSPSSGKPIMTPTQDITLGCYYLTAEPRAARDSKHRLMLFASKDEVVFAHADGAVRTHDRILLANPDLGRKSVYGDAVKKVIETTVGRVIFSEIWPEELGFPNKVVGKGQLGDLIWNCYKFCGHEKTVLTLDRLKELGFYEATRAGVSIGIDDMIIPKEKTQEIEAAQKQISDVEKQYRKGVITPGERYNKIIDIWTHCTDQIANVMLKTLDNNQGKREYNPVWLMVDSGARGNKAQVRQLAGVRGLMAKPSGDIIEKPILSNFREGLTVLEYFISTHGARKGLADTALKTADSGYMTRKLVDVAQDVIIRENDCGTSNGIWVQPIYEGEDEVVKLSERLVGRFACDEIADPRDSKRKLIKANEEIDEVKAKEIEKAGIEKVRIRSVLTCESKHGVCIACYGRNLATGGLVKLGEAVGIIAAQSIGEPGTQLTMRTFHIGGTASQVFKQPQIKAKYDGAIRYNDLRLVELEDGNNIVLNKNGSISVLAEDGRELETHNVVIGSVIAAVDGGKVKKGETFVQWDPYNVPILSEKAGRIKFHDIIEGVTMKQEMDETTGQEAMVIIEHKEDLHPQIIISDEKGEVTANYPIPSGAHIVVNEGDKIVAGTLLAKTPRKTSKTKDITGGLPRVAELFEARRPKDAAEISKIDGIVDFGASVRGKRCILIKDPQTAVEEEHLIPIGKHVIVFKGDYVKKGQQLTEGPVVPHEILDVCGPQELQEHLVNEVQEVYRLQGVTINDKHIEIIVRQMLRKVRITEPGDTTFLWGEQVDKIAFENENERVEKMGGKPAEAQPVLLGITKASLETESFLSAASFQDTTRVLTEAASMGKVDYLRGFKENVIMGHIIPAGTGFDLHRKVALKPLVEPLPAEEPAPLVTEPLAG
- the rpsL gene encoding 30S ribosomal protein S12 is translated as MPTINQLVRRGRNKLKYKSKSPALELAPFRRGVCLQVMTRTPKKPNSAMRKVAKVRLTNGYEVIAYIPDEGHNLQEHSIVLVRGGRVKDLPGVRYHIVRGTLDAAGVEKRRVSRSKYGVKRPKVGKPAAAAAPAAAAN
- the rpsG gene encoding 30S ribosomal protein S7 — translated: MSRRRQATKRPLVEDSKFHSTLVSRLVSTVMMCGKKSLAQRIVYGAFDQIAEKNPNGNPLEILQRAVDNVKPRLEVKARRVGGATYQVPLEVPGDRQLSLAMRWLVDLADARKGIPMREALAAEILDAYQGQGNAIRKRDEVHKMAQANKAFAHFRW
- the fusA gene encoding elongation factor G, which gives rise to MDKPKSVNSPKRQYTMECTRNIGIAAHIDAGKTTTTERILFYTGLIHKIGDVDDGNTVTDWMEQERERGITITSAAVTCFWTQKKEEGMAKAFAGVGHRINIIDTPGHVDFTAEVERSMRVLDGAVAVFCGVAGVQPQSETVWRQATKYKVPRIAFVNKMDRTGANFENALNDMRKKLGAYAFPIYLPIGAEDKFEGVIDVVNQKAIVWGPGDVANEGLKYEVKEIPGHLKEKAKDALTELIDAVSNKDDAIAELVIEEKPIEPLVLKAAIRRLTCRIELVPVLCGSAFKKKGVQPLLDAVVDYLPSPLDVPPAEGHEPGTENVVTVEASDDNKFCSLAFKLWTDTYAGKLVFFRVYSGQLSKGDTIYNPRSRKRERVSRLMIIQGSERKDVEQVFAGDIAALVGLRNIWTGDTLCDEDFDVALEPPTFPEPVISMAVEPKTRADRDKMGEGLQRLAEEDPTFRCFTNEETGQLIIAGMGELHLEIIRDRLFREFKVDASAGAPQIAYRETITKEAEGEGKFIRQSGGRGQYGHALVEVQPNEKGKGVEIENKIVGGAIPKEYIPAVIDGIEEAIRGGVYAGYQVIDIKVQIVDGTFHEVDSNELAFKMAGIFALKDAFKKANPILLEPIMKVEVTTPDEYQGDLLGDINRRRGTITGIEAKSGQTILNAEVPLAEMFGYATAIRSLSKGRASYSMEPLTFEQVPNSILATILDSGKNKPPPRS